The sequence below is a genomic window from Humulus lupulus chromosome 3, drHumLupu1.1, whole genome shotgun sequence.
tgggccttgcaaaattgccattttgagctttaaaactcatcttttttggtattttagaaaaatgacattttgaccatacaccaaaataactaggctaatatttataataagatttgatttttttaaatcatattttattattaatattttggatttattttgtaaaccccaaattgttgcttaatttctttttagtcattttctccctctataaatagggactcttccttcacaatttctatgtaatttttaggtattaaaaactctaccaaattttagtctcatttctcatattttctctctagaatttcatgagaatgtctagcataataggctaaccttcttaggaacgttaggatgatcctatatgcactatgactttatttggtaattttgattcaccatgtgcttaaagtttatacatttgagtgatttattttctttcatatctacttcttcatcttgttatctatatttatgtttactaatagtatatagattttgtcaagcactttctatgtattatcaaattagtgaaaataatataggtaatatctttatcattttctccatctcattcatatatatttacttttgctaaaatctatatagaattagtcatgctctttctatgtattttataaatagtaaaagtaatatttgtgttaggttttatgtccaatcttttattgcattattgccaatggtacaatgtcatttttagatttctcataagatttatctcatccttccatggtaaagaatattaatcacttgaatgcatttttgtgaaatatatttgtgtttcaatgttaaatcttccaaataaatagttgggatgtgaactatctatttgtgtaatttttgtgaattaaagatccaaataaataagtatgcatattggtgactcttgatccttcctatttgttacctattgttacatcacactttattctatctttattctaatctttaaatttcaaaaacaacaaaaatatcacttgttccattttcctcacattatttatctctaaaatttatttattgaataactttatttatttgcctccttgtggaatcgaccgcccgatctatacttcGACTACTgttaagtggaagtcacgtttgggcgttaaacatctATCCTTTAGCAACTAACCTAGCTTTATATCTTTCAAAAATACCCTTGGAATTCCTTTTAAGTCTataaatccatttgcatcctatCAGTTTATGTGTAATGGGAAGATCAACTATGGTCCAAGTATTGTTATTGTCTAAAGCATTTagttcttcattcatggcattggtCCATTCTAAGGAAATACTAGCTGTCTTGTAAGACGTGGGTTCACTTATAGAGCTAGCATTGCAAATAATTGTATAAAAAGAAGGATGCAATTTTGAATAATCAAGGCAATCATATAAAGGATATTTAGTAGTATAATTGGTAGAAGCTAAGTTATTGTAACAATGATATTGTTGTAAAAAAGAGGGAGGTTTAGAAGATCTCCCTGTTCTAGTGATGACTTCATTAGGGTTGTTGTCAATGCCGAAATGAGGATGTTGCCTTTGTGAAGTGTCCGTTTGGAGAGGACAAGACTCAGGGGCAGCAGCGCCATTTGGTACATGCATGGACAACGGAGAAGGAAAGTTAGAAAAGAAAGTATTGATGTTATCAATGGATCGATTATTGAGAAAAGGGAAAACTTTCTCATAAAATATAACATCTCTAGAAATAAATAGTTTATTAGTGGTTATGTCCATGAGTTTGTAGGCTTTCATACCTTGGGGATACCCTAGGAATAGACAGGGAATAGCTCTTGGAGAGAATTTGTTCCTTGAGCTCGGAAAAGTGGAAGCAAAACACAAACAACCAAAACATTTTAAATGATCATAAGTATGAGGTTTAGAATGTAATACCTCATAAGGCATAATGTTTTTAAGAGGCTTGGATGGAAGTCGATTGATTAAGTGAGTGGCAGTATCACCCCAATATATCAAAGGAATTCCTGATTGAAACATTAAGGCTCTTACAACATTGAGTAAATGTTGGTGTTTATGTTTAACCACCGAATTTTGCTAAGGACAATCAACACAAGAAAAGTAGTGAGTAGTGCCTtgtgatcttaaaaaaaattcgAATGCTAATTCCTTGGCATTATCATatctaactccttttattttaGCGCCAAATTGTGTGTGAATCATTGTGAAAAAATGTGGTATAATTGAGGAAACATAAGATTTCAATTTTAATAGAAAATACCAAGTATAATGAAAGTGATCATCTACAATAGTTAAGAAATATCGATATCCTTCTCTAGTGTCATTCATAAAAGGTCCCCATATATCAATATGTATTAAATCAAAAATAGAATTAGAAATATGGATATTTGAGGGAAaagacaattttctttgttttgctAAATGAAAAATATTACGAGGAATATCTTGTTTATTTAAAGCTGAAAAAGAAAGTAAAAAATCTGCATTAGTAGAAACATTTAAAGAAGGGTGCCCAAGTCTTGAGTGCCATATGTTAGTAGAGATAGATGCAATCCTAGGCACGTCCATGACGTATAAATTCCCAATACATTGAGCCCTCCCAATCAGAGTATGGCAATCCTTGTCCTGAATGATGCAATCATGTAAGGTAAATATGATATTATAAGCAGATTTTTGACATAATGCACTAATAGAGATTAGATTTATGGTGAATGTAGGGACAAATAACACATTATGCAAAATAAGTGTTGCTGATAGTTTGATAGTGCCAATATTAAGAACAGGGGCAGTCATGGCATTAGGCATGTAAAAAAAAGTAGGGAAAACAGTATCATCAAAGTCAGTAAATAAAAATTTATCTTTACAAATGTGATGACTAGCACCAGTATCAAGCAGCCAAGAAGAAGAGTTAGAATGTGTACTAGAAACTTGTGAAATTGAGGCAGTGGTCTCGGGATGCTGAGATTTCAGCTGATTAGCAAGATATGTAAGGAGTTGTTGGCATTGTTCAGTAGTGAAACTTGAAGTTGGTGGACCATTAGAAACGGCAGCAGCTATTCCCTATTTTGGTTGGTATTTGGGTTGAAAATCTGGTTTGTTGGCAGTCCAAGAAGCAGTGGAGTCGTGAGGTTTTGGTTTCCAACCAGGGGGAAACCGTGGAGCTTGTAGCATCGATCGCATGTGTGATTTTGGAGGCCATAGTGAGTACAATGTAAGGGTTTCTTCCCAAAAGGTTTATGTGTGTGAACAGGGGCAACAATGGGCAACTGAAGATTAGACAAGGGTCTTTGTTTTTCCTCTATGATGAAAGAAAAAACTTTATTAATGGGAGGAAGGGGCTCCATCATCAAAATATTGGAACGGATTGGAGCATATGATTCATTTAAACCCATTACAAAATACAAGACATAATCTTGTTCTTGGTAATTCGAGGAGGCACCATCAATGAGGGGCCCAAACATATTCAGTTCATCACAGAGAGTTTGCAACTTGGTAAAATAGGTGGTAATGTCAAGATCCCCTTGTTTGATGTTGGAAATGGACTGCTTCAGTTGAAAAATTTGAGGGCCATTGCTCTGATAGTACCGATCATGAAGGTCATGCCACATTGCAGAGGCACGATCTCGGTACAAAATGCTGGCAGCGATGGGAGGTGAGACTGAGTTAATAATCCAGCCCATAACCATGGAGTTGCGGCGGGTCCAAGAATTGTAGTGTGGATCATGAAGTGGGGGTGTGGGTATCGTACCAAGGATGAAACCCATCTTGTTCTTGGCAACAAGAGAAGTGGTTATAGAACGAACCCAAGAGTTGTAGTTGTTGCTGCCTTGGAGGAAGTTAGAGACCAAAACCGCTACCAGTTGGTCACCTTGAGAAAGAGAGTATGGGTTCTCATATATTGGCGGAATCAGTGAAGCAATGGCCGGAGGAACTGATGGTGGTGGAGCTACGGAAGTGGGAGGAGCGGTTGACGGAGGTGGAACGGCTGGAGATGTCCGACCATCCGATGGAGCGGCTAGGACGCCATGAGCAATAGAAGTGTCGTCGGTTTCAGAGGTAGACTTCTGAGATCGTGTTCTTGCCATGGCAGCTAGGTTGGAGGAGAGGTCACTACAAGAATTTTAAGCATTAGCGGCGggggactccgccgctaataaggtCTAAATCCGCCGCTAATACGTATTAGCGGCGGGACTCCGCCAATACGTATTAGCGGCgggactccgccgctaatacacCACGCCTAAACATTTGTCGCTAttaatgattattagcggcggactgacacacccgccgctaataatcatttATTAGCGGTGGACATTAGCGGCGGAGCCCGCTGCTAATACCTATGTCTGAGGCATTATTATTAGTCGCGGGGTTCGCcgctaatattgtttttataatttttttaaattaaattttaaataaattaataaattaatatttattaaatttaattatttttaaaaataatttataatataatttaacaaaaataaacatttaattaatttaaagataactaacattaaaattaatataaatagttttaatatttatcaacctagtaaatatcactatagtcattaaaaataaataaagtattaattcagtccaaatatataaactagtaactaaataaagtcattaagattaatattgaaattgtcctcatcttcaacattttggtttggttgtgaggacgacggctgtgacggtggcggtggcggtgTCTATGGCGGTGAGGGTGACGACCgtggctgtggcggtgaaggaatataaggtggttgtgatgatcgttcgagcgtgaggtccccaaacagaTCTCGAGGTTGTGGCTGTGGCAGCGACCTGCCTCCAACCTCCCAATATCTAACATTAGGTGGTggaggctgcatcgatcctcctggaaaatcggtaaaactaaaatatagtggaggagactgggaagaggGTCCAGAagtgtattggttttgatactgaggaggttgttgcgacaACACATGTGGCAGATACATTGGGTGAGGCTGGTACAGCTGCTGTggcggatactgtgaaggaggctggaactgctgctgtgaaggaggctgtactgctgctgtgaaggaggctggtgcTGCTGTTGTGGtggtgtatgaaggtcaggattgGCAGTGTTACTTCGAGAAGATGAAccaccttcggattgtggtggcaaatgcctctgcagaaaactgtcaaacatTGGGTCATACAGTTTACTGGGATGCACAGTTGTCGAAGTCTCAAACGTCTCACGAATCACCTTCATCATCAAAGCCATAActctcatatcttcattaggtGAAGCAGCAGTATTTtcttgggactgactttgatctgtagagctagaggatgtcttttttgccttcccttttgccctataacccactcctctttggtagtcagatctctccccgagtactttacttagtatctcgtattgatcgactggggacgaatcaacgccagatacatttagagatgcctcactctgctGTTGACTTTGCCTCTCAAGTTGTGTCCTCTGAACCTCtgccgccattttttcctgtataaagataacattataaacaaaaattagaaacattagaaacatgaaaacaatactattcacttacataatcttgttgagctgcctcattgacaaaatattttgtcgattttctcatatgagcatccctccaagtatcaacaacatgcgcatccAGGTTCTCCAacacaaatgtaaacaaaatgtttcagaatgtgttattttataaaattaaattaacatcttcacttacatattggcgatgcttagctgccaacgactttgtgccttgtgttgttacatacttcatttgtcttctgtttgcttgatttttagcggaacgagccaaaaatctttagctaaaaaacatttcacaaataagctgccaagcctccttagtgcaatggtcaggtggcttagagaggacattctccaaatcttctggtccagcataatgatttttgaagtgtctatgtctatagttctttctctcgcaatatctttcccccatctccttgttgagagttgccagaactgactcacgttgtggatgaccgtctatattatagtaatactgcattaagaaaaaaaatattagataaattgtaaataatggaattaaataatgaaaagtacaagatttgtaatttttttaccctcatacgatcaagcacttgatccttaaactgttgaggtacatcagcaaaatccaaataataccccggacacaaaatggaaactagagtacccaacatgcgaataaaagcttgatcctcctgcccaaccactttgttagtcacaggatcaagctctagatccaatggtttcccaACTTTTTcccttcgttcttcaagaacattattactagcagggccacgaccttttcttctcgtcggcgggactttaaaaattattaacaataatcagtattagtattgatgttatatttatctaacaatataatttctaaaaataattttgatatgcaatatttaacctgactcgcaagatgtTGGTACCCTaaaaggatctggcgggtcttgacccccaccatctccgccgtgataagtagctatatcagctgacattatacttcaatttaaaatttattagttagtaattagcattaaaatagaagtatatcacattgaattcataataataataattacaaaaaaaaaactttattatatttaaatatatagttctgttacacaaatagaaaaaactaaacagagtaatcactatcatttccatcagtaatcggagatacattttcatcttcacaaagctcaaatatcttatattataatcacaaaaaaaaacttcattatatttaaatacatagttctgttacacaaataaaaaaaactaaacagagtaatcactatcatttccatcagtaatcggagacacattttcatcttcacaaagctcaacaaccaattcatcttctgcatctgcaacgtcctcatgttctgacatatcagcttcgtcgtcaccatcttcatcagctccaacatatgcagcaggttgatcagattgcataatcaactctccgaggtccacagtcaacacaaaatttgatgaacttgtttcatgtacaacatcaataacatcattaacctcatcagaattgtccttaatgtcccaaatctgtcgatgattcacatcttctacaactttccaatcacgacctctaagtaaatcatcgagatagaaaacttgcttagcttgagtagcaagtatgtacggctcatctttgtaccattcacaattaacgtttatactggtgatattattttcaatgactgttttcttcattcttggatttgtattaaaccatttgcatCGAAATAATGctactgaatatgcaccagtgaaagaaagtatcactacttcttcaagcgtgccgtaataattaaaaccttctgttccggcaacagacactccactattctgtgtggtgcgctttttgtctcgatcgtgtgcaataaatcgaacaccattcactatacaaccttggtaaaaggttgacaaatgatctgacccagatgctaaagctaacaattcatcaccattttccaaagacccaagcttgtgcaagtcatatatctaaatacatagaattattagattcacaaaatatatcattaataaaatcactgttcaaagttcaaagttcaaagctacctttttatgaaaccacgaacgaaattttttcctatgcaaacgatcatgatcaccatctgggtatttttgtttaatctcttgtaggtgttcgctgttaattagaatagtgttacgattcttgataacaaaaaactgataataaccacacatgttataatttataagagaataaacttactctaaataaggctcaatttcaggagaattatcaagtatgaaccactcagcttttTCACGAGTATTATGATCGAGagtcttcaaagttccctttgttAGTGGACGgcattgagattggaaaactgcaagatttcgtgggatataagttgtatcttcatttcgatcaagacggttaaatcttgTTCCAATGTCTTTGAAgtacattgaacaaaaggtcaaagcctcatctgcaacatagccttcggcgatcgacccttcagggcgagctttatttcccacataattctttaatttttcatgtacctttcaaaaggatacattcACCTCATAAATACCGGACCGCCCAATATTGTTTCTTCTGGcaaatgtaataccaaatgaatcattatgtcaaaaaaagctggaggaaaaatcaactccatcttgcacaatatctgaataagatcattttgtgcttcctccatatttttaacatttaaagtcctcgaacatattttcctgaagaaat
It includes:
- the LOC133825658 gene encoding uncharacterized protein LOC133825658; amino-acid sequence: MARTRSQKSTSETDDTSIAHGVLAAPSDGRTSPAVPPPSTAPPTSVAPPPSVPPAIASLIPPIYENPYSLSQGDQLVAVLVSNFLQGSNNYNSWVRSITTSLVAKNKMGFILGTIPTPPLHDPHYNSWTRRNSMVMGWIINSVSPPIAASILYRDRASAMWHDLHDRYYQSNGPQIFQLKQSISNIKQGDLDITTYFTKLQTLCDELNMFGPLIDGASSNYQEQDYVLYFVMGLNESYAPIRSNILMMEPLPPINKVFSFIIEEKQRPLSNLQLPIVAPVHTHKPFGKKPLHCTHYGLQNHTCDRCYKLHGFPLVGNQNLTTPLLLGLPTNQIFNPNTNQNRE